The following is a genomic window from Sphingorhabdus sp. Alg231-15.
GTGGAGGATGACTCCAATGTCATCATCGTAACCGCCCGAAAAATGTCGGAAAACCTGCAGGAAGTTCCGTCGACCATTGCGGTTGTAAGTTCCGATGCAATTGAGGATTTGGCGCTCGACAGTGTGGCTGATATTTCGCGGTTGACCGCAGGACTGACATTTGACGACAGTTTTGGTCGCGATTCCAATCGTCCGGTAATCCGTGGCCAGGCAAATATTCTCGGTGACTCCGGTGTTGCCGTGTTTATTGACGGAATCTATTTCAGTGGCTCGATAGGCGACTATAATGTCGACAATATTGAACGTATTGAGGTTGTTAAAGGGCCGCAAAGTGCTCTCTACGGCCGCAACACCTATTCCGGCGCGATAAATATCATCTCCAAGGGTCCGGCTGATCAGCTTGAGGGAAATATTACCCTCGATATCTCGGAGAACGACCGGTACGAGGTGACCGGCGGAATCCGAGGGCCGATAACAGATTCGATTAGTGCTGCGGTATCTGCTCGCTTCTACGATTTTGGCGGAGAGTTCACAAATTTGTTTGACGGCGACAAAGTTGGCGATCAGTCATCTTATTCTTTCTCCGGTGCTTTCCAATTTGATAATGATGGTCCATTCACTGCGTCATTGCGAACCTATTATAATCGCACGGATGATGGTCAGCCTGCCATTTTTGCGCAGGATACAAGCGCCAATAACTGCTTTACCGACAATGGTGCCCTTTACGGTGGCGGTGGACGCTATTTCTGCGGGACCATTCAGCCGCAACCTATCAACACAGACTATACGCGGCAATTTGTGAATGCAGGCGATGTCGGCTTGGAGGCCAAGACCTTCAATGCTGCCTTTCGGATGGACTATGAGATTAGTGACCAAGTGACGTTGACCTCTCTGTCCGGTTATAACTATCGCAGGGAAATTCTGAACACCGACGGTGACTATTCACCGACCAGTTTTGAAACAGCGGTATTTGCCCGCTTCCCAGCTGGTGCTCCCATTGGTTTTGGTCCGGCTGGACCGATTTTCCCATTTGGTTTTGTCGGTACCACAGTGGATTTCTCATTCTCCAACAATAGTCTGACCGAGGACTGGTCGCAGGAATTGCGTCTGTCTTATGATGGTGACCGCTTTGATTTCTTGCTTGGTGGATATTATTTCGATCAGGATAGCGACAGTCAGAGCATCCGCGAGGTGCCAGCCGATGCAGCTGCCCGTGCAGGTGCCAGTTTTGGGGCCGCGGTGGCAAATGAGCAGGCAATTTGTACAGCTAATCCCAATTGCGGATTTGTGTTTCCGCTTTTCGGTCCCGCCACACCCAATTCACGTGATCTAAATAGTCAGAATATTCGCAACTGGGCGATTTTCGGATCTGCCAGCTTCGAAATAACTGACAGGCTGACCTTGGGTGTTGAGGGACGTTATGCATCAGAGCGGGTTCGCCAGTCGACTATTGATCGCGATGCTGGTGATCCGTTCCCAGCACCCGTAGCGGTTAGTGAGACGTTCAAGAAGTTTTCTCCGCGTATCACTCTGGACTATAAAATCAGTCCGGATAATTTGATCTATGCCGACTTTGGCCAAGGACAAAAGCCCGGAGGTTTCAATGGTGTGACAGCCATCAATGCTGGTGTGCCTTCCTATGAAGAAGAGGAGGTTGATGCGTTCGAAATCGGTACAAAAAACACCTTCGCCGATGGAAAACTCATCTTTAACGCTGCGGCTTTCTACAATGACATAACGGGTTACCAATTGACCCAGAATGTCCAGTCAGCGGCAAATGCGGTTTCCGCGATTGTCAACGCTGGCGATGCACGAGTGGTTGGCCTCGAACTGGAATTGCTCGCTCGGCCTAATCCAAATTGGACGTTCACGGCCAATTATGCGTTGGCAGACAGCAAGTTCACTTCGGGTGTTGATGAGAACCAAGGTGTTCTCAATGACGTCGCCGACGATGGACTTAACAATTGCTCAACCGGTTTTCAGTTCCCTGAGCTTACCGGTTGTTCAAATGCCAAAGCGGTATTTGGTTCCATTGAAGGCAAGCGCATACCGCGTGCACCTGTACATCAGTTTTTTGTAGATGCAGATTACCGGATGCCGATTGGGGCGGGCGATTGGGAATTCTTCGCCGGAGCCAATGTCACAATGGTTTCCACCAGTTTTGCGCAAGTGCATAATCTGGCCGAAACCGGCGGGTCAGTTGTGGCAGATGCCCGGCTGGGATTTGAAAATGAGAATTTCAAGATTCAGGCCTATGTGAAGAACTTTACCGATGAAGATGCCGTGGCGCAGATCATTCGGTACGCCGATTCCAGTGATAGTTTCCGGCGTAGTTTCATAGCTGGTCTACGTCCTGGCCGTCGTTTCGGGCTAATCCTTTCAGCCAAATACTAATCGGTTTACTCCCCGTAAAACCCGCTGCCAAGAAATTGGCAGCGGGTCTTTTTTTGCATCTTTCTGATGCAAATTGAGCACAAATCTTGCGCCAAAGCTGAAAACTCTGACGGATTCAAAAATTTGTCTGGACAAATTACCGGATCAATGGGATTTGGGTTGCAATAAATTTGTCCAGACAAATAATCCAGGGGAGATGTGGGGATGCGAGTGATATTAAAGGCTGCGCTATTGTCGGCCACCATTTTGGGCAGCACACAAGTGTTTGCGCAGGACACCGCCTCGGAAGGTGTTGATGA
Proteins encoded in this region:
- a CDS encoding TonB-dependent receptor domain-containing protein — translated: MKTMFKAALLAATATIPVSAYAQNTGAGDEAVEDDSNVIIVTARKMSENLQEVPSTIAVVSSDAIEDLALDSVADISRLTAGLTFDDSFGRDSNRPVIRGQANILGDSGVAVFIDGIYFSGSIGDYNVDNIERIEVVKGPQSALYGRNTYSGAINIISKGPADQLEGNITLDISENDRYEVTGGIRGPITDSISAAVSARFYDFGGEFTNLFDGDKVGDQSSYSFSGAFQFDNDGPFTASLRTYYNRTDDGQPAIFAQDTSANNCFTDNGALYGGGGRYFCGTIQPQPINTDYTRQFVNAGDVGLEAKTFNAAFRMDYEISDQVTLTSLSGYNYRREILNTDGDYSPTSFETAVFARFPAGAPIGFGPAGPIFPFGFVGTTVDFSFSNNSLTEDWSQELRLSYDGDRFDFLLGGYYFDQDSDSQSIREVPADAAARAGASFGAAVANEQAICTANPNCGFVFPLFGPATPNSRDLNSQNIRNWAIFGSASFEITDRLTLGVEGRYASERVRQSTIDRDAGDPFPAPVAVSETFKKFSPRITLDYKISPDNLIYADFGQGQKPGGFNGVTAINAGVPSYEEEEVDAFEIGTKNTFADGKLIFNAAAFYNDITGYQLTQNVQSAANAVSAIVNAGDARVVGLELELLARPNPNWTFTANYALADSKFTSGVDENQGVLNDVADDGLNNCSTGFQFPELTGCSNAKAVFGSIEGKRIPRAPVHQFFVDADYRMPIGAGDWEFFAGANVTMVSTSFAQVHNLAETGGSVVADARLGFENENFKIQAYVKNFTDEDAVAQIIRYADSSDSFRRSFIAGLRPGRRFGLILSAKY